The sequence below is a genomic window from Hyperolius riggenbachi isolate aHypRig1 chromosome 7, aHypRig1.pri, whole genome shotgun sequence.
ATAGGTTTAAAGAAATGTTCTCCACTCTCTTCTTGACTTTTCATAAACACGTGTTTGGATTTGTTCTCTCTGCGGTCTTTAAGTTGCTTTATTGGAACAGTTCTGGATTTAACAGAACTTGTTGGAACTTCACTGACTGCTTTTTGGCTTTCCTGGTGCTGTGTCTTCTTTTGTCCACTTTGGGTCATAAAGAcagaatttacattttctacttggccTGCCATGTGCCCCTCTCTTGCTTCCTCTGCATTAGATTTCTTATTTACTTCCACTTTCTTGTAAACATTTTTAGGTTTTGTTTCAAATGCATGATCCACAGGGGTCTTGTTTTTGTGTGAGATGGATAATGCATCCAGGCTATCCAGTTCTGGGCCAAGCCATTTTGGAATGTGCTTTGAATCTGGTTGAGAGATTGTTTTGTGTGTTTCAGATATTCTTGCTTCTTCATATATTTCTGTGCGGTCTTCTATTGTGCTGACTGTCACTTCACCAGAAGGGACAGGTGTGGTGCTCACAGACCCTGAGGTATGGCTTTCTATTTTAAGTTGCCTTCGCAGAGTAGCAGGAGAATGTacaatttcacattttttttctactACAACTGGGATAGGAGTTATAGCTCGAGGCTGTGTTGTAGTTCCTTGGGATAATTTTGCAGTTGTGTCTTTGAGTTTTGCAAGTTGCTCAGATCGATTTTTTTGGGGAGATGGAGAAGGGGATGGAGTTATTTTGGGTGTTGTAGAATGTTTTGGTGGCAGTGGTATATTAACTGGTTCTTTAGGGAGAGGAGAAGGACATGGAACTCTGTCTTTCTGAGGGGAGTCTGTACGCCTTACTGTGGATTCAATAGTTATGTATGTAGGTGAGGGTGATCTCATTCGCAGCAAAGGAGAGCACGCTCTAATATCAGTTTGCTTCATGTCACTTGGAAGCCTACTGAAATCATTGCTGATCTTTCTTTGTCTGCTTGGAACCTCCATTTTTTTGGACACTGTACTTGTCTGCTTTTGTGATGCTCCACTTTGAGAGACGATTTCCTTTTTACTTCTTGGAAATGTGGAAGAGCGTATAGCTGCCTGAATATTGCCTTCAATGGTTGAATGCATGTCCATTGCTTGTTTCTTAATGTAGGACATTTGTTCGGTAATGTCTTCCACATTAACTGAGACGGCCTGGTGTGCCATATCTTCCTTTTTCTCATTGCTTATTAACCAGCTGGGGACAATGCTTAGGAAAGTTTTGAATGTATGTATATTTAATGTTTGTGGTTCTGTTTCAAATTTTTTTGCCCCGGACAATGTTTGTTTTAGCTCTTCACATTTTCGAAGATATTCCACAACATCTGAAGATTTGGCTTGCTCCTTGCTTTGTGATTCTTGAGATACAGTCATGGCATGACTTTCTGTACCTTCTTTAAAAATGGAGGCTGCTTTTACTTGGGTTTCTGCAGCACTACTTTGTACAGTACTAACATGTTCTTTAACTACTTCTCTTGGAAGTGGTGGAGGGAGTGGTGTTTGCTGATGATGCATCTGGCCATGGTGAAAAAGTTTTGATTTTTCTACATGACCTTGAGCATTAGCAACATTCTGCTTGATGACAGTATCACTATTAGCTAGATCTTTTTTAATCTGCAACTTTCTCTGGAATTTTGGCGATTCTATTCTTTTGGTTACTGTACTGCCCATCCCAAAATcctgagttttctttgttttagtTACATTGACATTAGACCTAGTTTGGGTGTTGCTAGAACTTTGTACTTCCTTTTGCTCTGATGTTTGAATAATTGATTGTGTGATTAACTCTTGGCTTTGTTGTTTTTCTGCAGCATGTACACTTTCATGTTCATTTTGATTTTGATTCATCTTTATAGCTGTATCATCTGCATGCTTTGTACTCCCAGCTCTGTTAACTGATTTGGCAGCTGTTTCCATCTTTGCTGCTTCTAAGTTTTCTGCAACATGGTCAATTCCAGGCTGTGGGGAAAAGGTTTTAGCTGTCTGCTTCTGAGTCATCTGTCTCGAATTGTCCAGAGTCTTTACAGAATATTGCTCATCTGTCTGTTCTATTTTACTATGGCCCTTAACAACTGTTGAATGTTGCTGTTGGTGCTTTATTTGCATTCCAGTCTGAACTTTTGGAAGGTTCCTGTttactggtgaggaggaggaagagaaggatgtAGCCATGAATTGAGCAGAATTTTGCTCATTTCTATTGAACGACCCATCGCTTACATTAATTTGTCCTTTTTTAAGAATAACTTCTTGAACTGGTGTTACCACAATTTtagactgctcttctatagcacattTGACTATTTCTGACTCAACTGTCACCTGTTTGGTTGGAGTTTCAGTACCTGCTGATAGGACAATTTGAGACACagccttgtttttgtttttctcaagCTCTTCTCTTTGCTGACGATATTTTTCTTCAGCGATCATTAGTGGAGTTTTAAATTTCCTGACATACGTTTTGGGTTTTGGTGTTGGAGTTTCAGCTTGCAAAGCCGGAGAACATGTAGGAGGAAAAAATACCTTTCTCCTGGGTTTTATTGCTTGTTCGTGAATTCTTTCCATCTCACGGTCACATGCCAGTTGATCCAGGTCTTGTTCAGTTAGCTGAGACTCGATAATGTTTTGTGACTGTGCTGATGTTGAGGATACTGACAAAGACAAATTACTTTCATTAACTTGATTAACGGTCATATCTGTGTTTAGTTTAGAAAGCTGGACCATGTGTACTGGTGCTGGAGATATTCTTGGTGAAAACAACATCTTTTTCTTTGGTTTTAAGGATTCTTCGTGTATTCTTTCTAGTTCTTGATCACAAACTGCTTGATCATAATCTACTGCACTTGACTGAGTGGTGTTTATGTTTTCCCCATGAACTAAGGTTTCTTGAGTAAACTTGCTAGTTCCTGTTTTAGAATGAATTGGTGGGATTTCATTTTTAGGCGCTAAAGGTACAGTTGGTGaagacacagtttttttggcatttAAAGTCCCCTTATTGACCATACCAACTTCCTGGTGACTTTCTGTTTGTTTGGTATGTTCAGAACGAGACTGGGTCACTTTTGACCTTTGTTCTTGCTGTAAAACAGTTGTCTGTTTACTGAAATTTTGAGTTTCACTGACCTTTGAACTTGCTGTGACTCCTGTTTTAGACTGAAAGATGGGCAGTTTGGACTTTGGTAGCACTTCAGGTGCTTTTTTCACTGGGTACTTTACAGTCTGTTCATTTTCTACATGATGCTTTGAAGCCTCTAATTCCGTTGCAGAATATTTATTTGAAAATGTCTTTGTCTCTTTCTTGCTTGTGACTGAATGTTCAAGAGTGGGCAAATAACTTGCTTTTTTACTAAATAATTCTTTATATTGACCTTTGTATTGCTGCATAGCTTGTGTTGTTTCAGGTGGAGGTGGCAGGAAGTCATCATCCATTTTATCCACCACGGGGGGAGGTGGTGATGGATAATACTCAAGCTCATTACTGCTTTTAAATGACAGATGAGCTGgcaatggtggtggtggaggtggtggtggtgtaggTGCCAAAGGAGGCTCTACCATAGCAGGCTGTGGCAaaggtgggggaggagggaagaCAATTTCtggtttttctctctcttttacaACTTTTGTATTAAGGTTATAGTTTTTCACGTGACCTTTAGTAGTAAATTTACTGGTTTCGCTGATTTCCTGGATGGATGTTTTAGCTGCACGCATGTTATGGCCTCTTGCAGCTGATTTTGGTAATGCAATACTACCTTCAACTATTATCTCATTCCCTACAGTTTCTAGGTTGTTGTTGATGGAATCAAGATCTTGCGCTTGCTGAATATCCACAATGTTGCCTGCAGCCATTTTTCCTAAGTTTTGTTGGAATTGTTCGTTTGCTACTTCTTTTTGAACTTCCTCTGATGTTTGATATCTACTTCTATTAATCATACTAATAGAGGTGGATTTGGAACTATTGACATTGGATGACAGCTTTGCTTTTTGTATCACTTTGTTTTGATTGATTACACCAGTTGGCATTTTTTCTATCTGTCCTTTGCTAAACCCTTGAGCCAAGTATTTTTTCTCTTCAGACATTAGTTCTGCAGCTTGAGCATCAGAGAATGTGCGATGTTTTTTCCAGGATTTGCTGGCTACTGCCTTTTGCTCCTTATCAACTCTTGATGATGTAACTTGCCTGTCTATGCTCTGTTTAGAAACACTGTGAATTTCTTGCTTATCACCATGTGTCTTATCATCCATCACACTGGAAGTATCAATAGCTTTTTGTTGGAGGGTGTTCATATTCTGTTGTAGTCGATGATCCATTTTTGTGGATGTTTCAATAACCTCTTCTTTTAAAGCATTAATGTTTTCTGGGCGGTTATGATCAatttcaggtaatgtattttggcTATCAAGATCTATATCGATCAACTTTCCAACTGACAACTCTCGTTTACTTGATACCTGGGATTTTTCAGTAGACTGAAGATATGTCTTGATTGTATCTTTAACATTTCCTTCAATGCTCGCTCTCCGATGTATATTTGGGGAGGAAGGCTGCTGAAGAGTCTTCATGGCAGTTTTTACATCACCTTGAATGCTGACTTGATGCTGGACATGTTTCTTTGCAGTAGAGGAGTCCAGCAGGCTTTGCTTGGTTGCACTGACGTCTCCTttgattacattttctttttctattTGCTTTATAGACTGCTGTGATTCTTTTAAAGATTTTAATGTTGCCTCAAGGTTGCCATGAATCACTTCTTCCTTAACAAACTCATTTTTAAGGTTTACTGCTTTTTCAAGAGAATCAATGGTTCCTTGAATGTCACCAGGGATGACGTCTGGTTTTTCTGCTTCTCTCACTTGCTGCGTTGATTCGGTAAGGGACCTTAGCGTAGCAGAGAGATCTGCTTTAATAATGTCTTCTTTTTCCATGACCACAGCCTGATTTATGGCTTGGTTAAGTGAGTTTAGGGTCATCTTCAAATCTCCCCTTACGACTTCCTCTTTATTTGCATCAAAAGATTTATGTTCTGGTTCAGTCATGAAAACCTTAACTGTATTATACACATCCCCAGGGACTATATCTGTTTCATCAACAGTCCGCTCAACCTGGTACTGCTGTTTTTTAAGCAGCAATTTGGTAGCTTCAACATCACCTCCAATAATTTCTTCCATCGTTTGCTCAACAGCAACATCATCTGAAACACCTTGTAGTCGTTTTAGATAATCCAAAGCACCAGATTCGATGCAGGTGGTAAAAAACTGGACATTGCCTCTTTCCGAATCATCAATCGCAACTCTCTCTGATCTATCATCTGTCATGGCGGAGGTTTTTAAATTATAAATTGAGCGTTTTACATCTCCTTTCACCACTTCTTCACGTTCATAAtcatttttgtcatttttgttaAGAAGAGAGTAGACAGTCATTTTGATATCCCCTTTCTCACTTTCTTGAATGAGTATGCCTTGCTTTACAGAGTCGTTACTTAAGAGAAGGCTTTTAATAGCTTCTTGTACATCTCCTCCTACAATGTCTTCTCTGCTTGACTGTATTTCCGTAGATCTGTTCATTAATTGTGATTTTGTCAAAGAGACATTGCCCTTTTCTTCTTCATTTAAGAGAACCATTCTTTCTGTGGAGGAACTTTGGGACAATAAGTTCATCATTATATTTCTAAGATCACCCCTTATAGCTTCCTCCCTTTCTATTTCTGGACTCCGCCGGTTCAGTAGCTGGTATTTGGCCATACGGACATCACCAATTTCATCACTTTCTAAAATAATTCCTTGAGACTTTATAAGTTTTTGGCTGTACAGTTCTTTTAATGTTTCTTGGATACTCTTTCCTATAATGACCTGTTGCTCTGTCTTGTGCTCATTAAATTCATGCAGAGGTGTTGTTTCAAAGAGCCAAGTTGTGGTTTTAACATCAGCCTCTGGGATTTCTTCCTTCACTGTCATCTTTACATTCTCATCATTTACTTGGATTGAGTCCAAGCTCTGGTTTTCAAAGAGCCAGACAGACTCTTGAACATCTCCTTTTTGGATGTCTTCCATTGTAACTGTTTTCATGTTGTTATAACCATCTTCATGAAGTTCATCCAGTGTATGTGTTTCAAATAACCAAGTAGAAGTTTTAACGTTGCCTTGTTTAATCTCACTAATGCTTACGGTTCTCACAACCTGAGTCTTTGTTTCTTTTTCAAAAAATTCCCTGCTGCTTTTTACATCCCCACTTTCAATACTTTCAATGGTGCGAATATCTGACCTAACATCATCCGAGATTGTATCCAGTGGTTGGGTTTCAAACCGCCAACGCACAGCATTAACATCACCTCTCTGAATGTCCTCTTGAGTAACAGCTTTTATAACAAACACTTCATTAGATTCATTAAAAGAATCTAAAGGTTTTGTCTCAAATAGCCACCTTGTTCCTCGGACATTACCATGAGACACCTCTTCCTTTTTTACTGTTGTTACTTCATGATAATAGCCTTCTTTATCTTGAATGGCATAGAGAGGCTGAGTTTCAAACATCAGAGTATAATTTTTCACATCACCTTTTAGTATTTCTTCAACATCCACTGTTTTAGTCATCGTGTCTTCTGAATTTTTATCTTTAATCTGATCTAGAGAAAAAGTCTCAAAAATAAAACATCCTTTTCTTACATTGCCACCTTGCACATCAGAGATGGCATGTACTGTTTTGTCTTTTTCTTGGTTTTCACTGATCTCATCAATAGAATGGTTCTCAAAAAGCCACCTGCAGTTTAAGACATTTCCTTTTTGAAGGTCTTCAGATTTCATGCTAATCATCTTTTGTAAAACGTCTTGTGAACTAGAACTAATTTTATCCAATGGTTGGTTTTCAAAAATATATTTCATAGAAGACACATCACCagactgcacatcaatttccactACTCTCTTAAAATCTCGTTTTTCTTCTCCTTGGATGTGTTCTAAATTTTGAGTCTCGAAAAGGAAACACACTGTTTGCACATCCTGGCCTTCAATTTTTTCTCGTTGTAGCTTTGCAACCTTTTCAGATTCATCTTGTATTGTGTCAAGTGGCTGCGTTTCAAAAAGCCATGTGCAGGTTTTGACATCTCCTTTCTGAATTTCTTCACTGTCAGTTACTTTAACTTGTTTCTCATAAAGATCTCCCATAGGCTGAGTTTCAAACAGCCATTTACACATCTTTACATCGCCTTTAACAATGTCACTTGTGCTTTCTTTTATAGCATTTTCTTCCTCAGCATTGCTAAAGTATTTTATTGAATCAAGTGGCTGGGTCTCAAAAAGCCATTTTCCTGTTTTGACATCACCAGACTGTACTTCCTGAGAAGAGATTCCTCTGATAACTTGATAATTCTCGGTACTTTCACCAAACTGGTCTATTGGAATTGTTTCAAACATCCATTGATACGTTCTTACATCTCCTCTCACTATTTCCTCTTGGCGGATAGTCTTGACTTCATGATAATGTCCAAAACGATCTTGGAGAGTGTATAGAGGTGTTGTCTCAAACAGTTTCTTATTAAGTTTGACAGCTCCCTTATTAACATCTTCAATTTGAATTTTATAGGAAGAATGATCAGTCTGCCAGTCTTCTTTCTCAAATGCATTTCTGCAGGCATGTACATCACCTTTGTAGATCTCATCAAGTCTAACTGTCCGAATGTATTCTTTCTTGTCCTCTCTTATCTGTTCCAGTGGTTGAGATTCAAAAACCCATCTTTGATGGCGAACATCTCCTTTCTCCTCTTCAGTGGTGACCATTTTCTTAAGCTTGCCTACCTCAGCATTTTCTTTGAGCTCATCCATTGGCACAGTTTCAAATAAATTCTTTCTGTTGCTTACATCTCCACCAATTATCTCTTGCCCTTCAAGAGGCCTTTGGTTAGCATTGTCTTTCAATACATCCATTGGAAGAGTTTCAAAAACCCAACATTTCTGGTATACATCTGCACCAATGATAGCTTCTTTTTCAGTAACAGTACCATCTTCTTCTTTAATTGAGTCAAGGGGTTGTGTTTCAAACAGCCACTTAGCTTTTCCCACCCCACCTTTAACACTTTCTTCAACAGATATTCCTCTAACAACATTAACCTGAAGTTCATCCTGGTTAATTGCATCCAAAGGCTGAGTTTCAAACATCCATCTAGCTGTTTTCACGTCTCCCTTTTCTATGTCTTCCCTGCACACTGTTTTTATTTCGAGGACTTTTCCAGAGCTGTCTTTCAAGACATATTTTGGTTCATTCTCAAATTTTTTGATTGTTCTTTTAACATCTCCATTTATCTCCTGGAGTTCTGATCGAAGGGTAAGCATGTTCACTTCATTAAGAGAAGAGAGGCGTCCATCTCGATACTCAGTCTCAAATAGATATGTTCCAGTTTTTACATCTCCTCCTTGAATGTCTTCGGATGGCCTCATAATATCTGAGTCAGATTCTTTGTAAATTTTATTCAGTGCATCTAATGGCTGAGTTTCAAACAACCATGTGGCTGTTCGGACATCTCCGCTGGCAAGATCCGGCACCTTATCAGCATCTTCTGCAGGGTTGGAGGCATTTGTACTAAGTGCATGAATTGGTTGGGTCTCAAACATCCATGTTGTATATTTTACATCTCCTCCAGCAATAATTTCTTGCTCTCCAATAGTTTTGATATGACTTTGTTCAGGTGACTCATCCTTAATTGAATCCAAAGGCTGATTTTCAAAGACCCACCTCATTGATTGCACTTCTCCTTTCAAAATTTCATCCCATTCCAGATATTCTCTTTCTGGGCTGAGGCATTTCTGTGGGCTTCCTGTTGGATTTTCAAAAGCATACTTTGCTTGCCGCACTTCACCCTTCTGATCAGTCTGGCTGTTTACTATTTCAGTAACTTCACTGATATACTCCTTTTGTAAGTTCTTTCTCACTTCTGGATGTATATGCTTATATAAACGTTTAAGTTCATTTAGGTTCCTTTGCTTTGAGAATACATCTTTAGTAGTAGGTGACAGATGTCTTTCCGGAGAGGTTGGAGGTTCTGGGGACTGGGAAAAATCTGCTATATCAGAGGTCTCTAAAATgtctggaggaggaggtggaaattCTTCTAAACTCCCAAAATGAACAGATTTTGCACTAGAAGACTTTGAAGAACGTTCTGCTTTCAGTACCGAAGTCGTTGATTCGCAGACATTGCTTGCCGAGCTGGAGCCGTTGGCATTTACTACTGGCCATTCAAATTCCGGGTGGTCATTACAGATCTTTTGGGGGGACAAAATACATTTTGATATATAGCTTTAATTTGCCTGGCCTTTGCTTAAACAATTATGCTTTATTGCAAAATAATGTATTCTAAATAATTCGCAATCAACAATTAATAATTTGTAAATCACTAGATACATATATTTATAATGGTGAGTAGCTTTTAAAAGAACTGCAAATTACCTATGCCAGCAATTCATTATACTAGATTGGTTcagtgtttaaagggactctgaagtgCATTATTTTTATAGTTGCATTATTTACCATATGCAGTGTTAAaacttgtgtttttatttttcttt
It includes:
- the XIRP2 gene encoding xin actin-binding repeat-containing protein 2 isoform X1, whose amino-acid sequence is MSRARVVKDGKAGQVSNPQPKHRNGDVVFKEDLQASRKIERFPIPLDSLKMMFEKPSRIIVMPRKSSKRKEAEIERSLHSPVLRRQPGNYSSVSAKDSSRKGGKNTYNKMSEDKRDGFTAGVKKGHSEDITESGSTPLDLLESLPLKERMAMYQAAATTKSQTSNMNVVEEAEACVVPGGLASMKKHFEKSDNVSSHSTVSQYQYQHRSVKETRKSNEVKFVSSSQATEQHESQFSACNTEQVSLREQSTHETSSASNYNQEADEGGLQEHPKVSAQVLKEQYEKSMKEKSSNLAGNVTSQGRYTKICNDHPEFEWPVVNANGSSSASNVCESTTSVLKAERSSKSSSAKSVHFGSLEEFPPPPPDILETSDIADFSQSPEPPTSPERHLSPTTKDVFSKQRNLNELKRLYKHIHPEVRKNLQKEYISEVTEIVNSQTDQKGEVRQAKYAFENPTGSPQKCLSPEREYLEWDEILKGEVQSMRWVFENQPLDSIKDESPEQSHIKTIGEQEIIAGGDVKYTTWMFETQPIHALSTNASNPAEDADKVPDLASGDVRTATWLFETQPLDALNKIYKESDSDIMRPSEDIQGGDVKTGTYLFETEYRDGRLSSLNEVNMLTLRSELQEINGDVKRTIKKFENEPKYVLKDSSGKVLEIKTVCREDIEKGDVKTARWMFETQPLDAINQDELQVNVVRGISVEESVKGGVGKAKWLFETQPLDSIKEEDGTVTEKEAIIGADVYQKCWVFETLPMDVLKDNANQRPLEGQEIIGGDVSNRKNLFETVPMDELKENAEVGKLKKMVTTEEEKGDVRHQRWVFESQPLEQIREDKKEYIRTVRLDEIYKGDVHACRNAFEKEDWQTDHSSYKIQIEDVNKGAVKLNKKLFETTPLYTLQDRFGHYHEVKTIRQEEIVRGDVRTYQWMFETIPIDQFGESTENYQVIRGISSQEVQSGDVKTGKWLFETQPLDSIKYFSNAEEENAIKESTSDIVKGDVKMCKWLFETQPMGDLYEKQVKVTDSEEIQKGDVKTCTWLFETQPLDTIQDESEKVAKLQREKIEGQDVQTVCFLFETQNLEHIQGEEKRDFKRVVEIDVQSGDVSSMKYIFENQPLDKISSSSQDVLQKMISMKSEDLQKGNVLNCRWLFENHSIDEISENQEKDKTVHAISDVQGGNVRKGCFIFETFSLDQIKDKNSEDTMTKTVDVEEILKGDVKNYTLMFETQPLYAIQDKEGYYHEVTTVKKEEVSHGNVRGTRWLFETKPLDSFNESNEVFVIKAVTQEDIQRGDVNAVRWRFETQPLDTISDDVRSDIRTIESIESGDVKSSREFFEKETKTQVVRTVSISEIKQGNVKTSTWLFETHTLDELHEDGYNNMKTVTMEDIQKGDVQESVWLFENQSLDSIQVNDENVKMTVKEEIPEADVKTTTWLFETTPLHEFNEHKTEQQVIIGKSIQETLKELYSQKLIKSQGIILESDEIGDVRMAKYQLLNRRSPEIEREEAIRGDLRNIMMNLLSQSSSTERMVLLNEEEKGNVSLTKSQLMNRSTEIQSSREDIVGGDVQEAIKSLLLSNDSVKQGILIQESEKGDIKMTVYSLLNKNDKNDYEREEVVKGDVKRSIYNLKTSAMTDDRSERVAIDDSERGNVQFFTTCIESGALDYLKRLQGVSDDVAVEQTMEEIIGGDVEATKLLLKKQQYQVERTVDETDIVPGDVYNTVKVFMTEPEHKSFDANKEEVVRGDLKMTLNSLNQAINQAVVMEKEDIIKADLSATLRSLTESTQQVREAEKPDVIPGDIQGTIDSLEKAVNLKNEFVKEEVIHGNLEATLKSLKESQQSIKQIEKENVIKGDVSATKQSLLDSSTAKKHVQHQVSIQGDVKTAMKTLQQPSSPNIHRRASIEGNVKDTIKTYLQSTEKSQVSSKRELSVGKLIDIDLDSQNTLPEIDHNRPENINALKEEVIETSTKMDHRLQQNMNTLQQKAIDTSSVMDDKTHGDKQEIHSVSKQSIDRQVTSSRVDKEQKAVASKSWKKHRTFSDAQAAELMSEEKKYLAQGFSKGQIEKMPTGVINQNKVIQKAKLSSNVNSSKSTSISMINRSRYQTSEEVQKEVANEQFQQNLGKMAAGNIVDIQQAQDLDSINNNLETVGNEIIVEGSIALPKSAARGHNMRAAKTSIQEISETSKFTTKGHVKNYNLNTKVVKEREKPEIVFPPPPPLPQPAMVEPPLAPTPPPPPPPPLPAHLSFKSSNELEYYPSPPPPVVDKMDDDFLPPPPETTQAMQQYKGQYKELFSKKASYLPTLEHSVTSKKETKTFSNKYSATELEASKHHVENEQTVKYPVKKAPEVLPKSKLPIFQSKTGVTASSKVSETQNFSKQTTVLQQEQRSKVTQSRSEHTKQTESHQEVGMVNKGTLNAKKTVSSPTVPLAPKNEIPPIHSKTGTSKFTQETLVHGENINTTQSSAVDYDQAVCDQELERIHEESLKPKKKMLFSPRISPAPVHMVQLSKLNTDMTVNQVNESNLSLSVSSTSAQSQNIIESQLTEQDLDQLACDREMERIHEQAIKPRRKVFFPPTCSPALQAETPTPKPKTYVRKFKTPLMIAEEKYRQQREELEKNKNKAVSQIVLSAGTETPTKQVTVESEIVKCAIEEQSKIVVTPVQEVILKKGQINVSDGSFNRNEQNSAQFMATSFSSSSSPVNRNLPKVQTGMQIKHQQQHSTVVKGHSKIEQTDEQYSVKTLDNSRQMTQKQTAKTFSPQPGIDHVAENLEAAKMETAAKSVNRAGSTKHADDTAIKMNQNQNEHESVHAAEKQQSQELITQSIIQTSEQKEVQSSSNTQTRSNVNVTKTKKTQDFGMGSTVTKRIESPKFQRKLQIKKDLANSDTVIKQNVANAQGHVEKSKLFHHGQMHHQQTPLPPPLPREVVKEHVSTVQSSAAETQVKAASIFKEGTESHAMTVSQESQSKEQAKSSDVVEYLRKCEELKQTLSGAKKFETEPQTLNIHTFKTFLSIVPSWLISNEKKEDMAHQAVSVNVEDITEQMSYIKKQAMDMHSTIEGNIQAAIRSSTFPRSKKEIVSQSGASQKQTSTVSKKMEVPSRQRKISNDFSRLPSDMKQTDIRACSPLLRMRSPSPTYITIESTVRRTDSPQKDRVPCPSPLPKEPVNIPLPPKHSTTPKITPSPSPSPQKNRSEQLAKLKDTTAKLSQGTTTQPRAITPIPVVVEKKCEIVHSPATLRRQLKIESHTSGSVSTTPVPSGEVTVSTIEDRTEIYEEARISETHKTISQPDSKHIPKWLGPELDSLDALSISHKNKTPVDHAFETKPKNVYKKVEVNKKSNAEEAREGHMAGQVENVNSVFMTQSGQKKTQHQESQKAVSEVPTSSVKSRTVPIKQLKDRRENKSKHVFMKSQEESGEHFFKPMMHSETISQASGVDKLESIVTGSRASWNPEGAKAGFEFKHAPPTYEDVISGHMLDISATESPEDILKNFQKTWEESERVFKSLGYTISDTSEMTSSYHQKEYITENASSAKGNVQHLSKESLPNGMPGSRQADLS